A stretch of Pseudomonas taetrolens DNA encodes these proteins:
- the ribBA gene encoding bifunctional 3,4-dihydroxy-2-butanone-4-phosphate synthase/GTP cyclohydrolase II, translating to MAFNSIEEIIADYKLGRMVLMVDDEDRENEGDLLLAADCCNAEAISFMAREARGLICLTLTDEHCQRLGLEQMVPSNGSVFSTAFTVSIEAATGVTTGISAADRARTVAAAVNVNAGPADLVQPGHIFPLRAKEGGVLTRAGHTETGCDLARLAGFTPASVIVEVMNDDGTMARRPDLEVFARKHGIKIGTIADLIHYRLSTERTVVRIGERELPTVHGNFRLITFEDRIEGGVHMAMVMGTLHRDDPTLVRVHVIDPLRDLVGAAYSGPSNWTLWAALQRVAEEGRGVVVVLANHESSQALLERVPQLTQPPRQFNRSQSRIYSEVGTGAQILQDLGVGKLRHLGPPLKYAGLTGYDLEVVESIAFTG from the coding sequence ATGGCCTTCAACAGCATCGAAGAAATCATCGCCGACTATAAGCTCGGCAGAATGGTGCTCATGGTAGACGACGAAGATCGGGAAAACGAAGGCGACCTGCTGCTGGCTGCCGACTGTTGCAACGCTGAGGCCATCAGCTTTATGGCCCGGGAAGCCCGTGGTCTGATTTGCCTGACCCTGACCGACGAACATTGCCAGCGCCTGGGCCTGGAGCAGATGGTCCCCAGCAATGGCAGTGTCTTCAGTACCGCCTTCACCGTGTCCATCGAAGCCGCGACGGGTGTGACCACCGGCATTTCCGCCGCTGACCGTGCGCGCACTGTGGCCGCAGCCGTGAACGTCAATGCCGGGCCAGCCGACCTGGTGCAGCCCGGGCACATTTTCCCGTTGCGGGCCAAGGAAGGCGGCGTATTGACCCGCGCCGGCCACACTGAAACCGGCTGCGACCTGGCGCGCCTTGCCGGTTTTACCCCGGCCTCGGTGATTGTCGAAGTCATGAATGATGACGGCACCATGGCCCGTCGACCTGATCTGGAAGTCTTCGCCCGCAAGCATGGCATCAAGATCGGCACCATTGCCGACCTGATTCACTACCGTCTCAGCACCGAACGCACCGTGGTACGCATCGGCGAACGAGAACTGCCCACCGTGCATGGCAACTTCCGCCTGATCACCTTTGAAGATCGCATTGAAGGCGGCGTGCACATGGCAATGGTCATGGGCACCTTGCACCGGGACGATCCGACTCTGGTGCGGGTGCATGTAATCGATCCGTTGCGCGATCTGGTCGGTGCTGCATACAGCGGCCCTTCGAACTGGACGCTGTGGGCCGCACTGCAGCGAGTGGCTGAAGAAGGCCGGGGTGTGGTGGTGGTGCTGGCCAACCATGAATCGTCCCAGGCGCTGCTTGAGCGCGTGCCGCAATTGACCCAGCCTCCTCGTCAGTTCAATCGCTCGCAATCGCGAATTTATTCAGAAGTGGGCACCGGGGCGCAAATCCTTCAGGACCTCGGCGTGGGCAAGCTGCGTCATCTCGGTCCCCCGCTCAAGTACGCCGGCTTGACCGGATATGACCTCGAAGTGGTGGAGAGCATTGCCTTTACCGGCTGA
- a CDS encoding purine-cytosine permease family protein yields the protein MSQMSRQDPLIENHTVDYVPLAERHGKARDLFTLWFSTNIAPLPIVTGAMVVQVFHLDLFWGLLAIALGHMVGGLVIALASAQGPRMGIPQMVQSRGQFGRYGALLIVCFAAIIYVGFFISNIVLAGKSIVGIVPSVPVPASILIGALSATAIGVIGYRFIHTLNRIGTWVMGSALLAGFLYIFAHDLPADFLTRGGFNLSGWLATVSLGIIWQISFSPYVSDYSRYLPADIGFAKPFFATYLGATLGTILSFSFGAVAVLATPEGTEAMVAVKQSTGWLGPILMVLFLLNIISHNALNLYGAVLSIITSIQTFASQWTPSIKVRVVLSAIVLSGCCLVALSASADFISQFIGLILALLLVLVPWASINLIDFYVIKRGNYDIASIFSADGGIYGRYNLYAIVAYFIGIIVQLPFANTSLYVGPYANLVEGADLSWLVGLVVTCPLYYCLATRGQAQGVKSATLVYSD from the coding sequence ATGTCCCAGATGTCCCGGCAAGACCCCCTGATCGAGAACCACACGGTCGACTACGTCCCACTCGCGGAACGCCATGGGAAGGCCCGCGACCTGTTCACCCTATGGTTCAGTACCAATATTGCGCCCCTGCCCATCGTGACGGGCGCAATGGTGGTGCAAGTGTTCCACCTCGACCTGTTTTGGGGCCTGCTGGCGATTGCCTTGGGGCACATGGTCGGTGGCCTCGTGATTGCCCTGGCGTCAGCCCAGGGGCCGCGCATGGGGATCCCGCAAATGGTCCAGAGCCGTGGCCAGTTCGGCCGCTATGGTGCGCTGTTGATCGTCTGTTTTGCGGCGATCATTTATGTCGGCTTTTTCATCTCCAATATCGTACTGGCCGGCAAATCCATTGTCGGGATTGTCCCGTCGGTACCGGTGCCTGCGAGCATTCTGATCGGTGCCTTGAGCGCAACAGCGATTGGCGTGATCGGTTACCGTTTCATTCATACCCTCAATCGCATTGGCACCTGGGTCATGGGCAGCGCCTTGCTGGCCGGCTTTCTGTACATATTCGCCCATGACTTGCCGGCCGACTTCCTGACCCGTGGCGGTTTCAACCTTTCCGGATGGCTGGCAACGGTGTCACTGGGGATCATCTGGCAGATCAGCTTCTCGCCGTATGTCTCGGACTATTCGCGGTACCTGCCGGCCGACATCGGCTTTGCCAAACCATTCTTTGCTACTTACCTGGGGGCGACCCTGGGCACGATACTGTCCTTTTCGTTCGGCGCGGTCGCGGTACTGGCGACCCCCGAAGGGACTGAGGCAATGGTCGCGGTCAAGCAGTCGACGGGCTGGCTTGGGCCGATTCTGATGGTGCTGTTCCTGCTCAATATCATCAGTCACAACGCGTTGAATCTGTACGGTGCGGTGCTGTCGATCATCACCTCGATCCAGACGTTCGCCAGCCAGTGGACACCCAGCATCAAGGTGCGGGTGGTGTTGTCGGCTATTGTGCTGAGCGGTTGCTGCCTGGTTGCCCTGAGCGCCTCGGCGGACTTCATTTCGCAGTTCATCGGCCTGATCCTGGCGCTGTTGCTGGTGCTGGTGCCCTGGGCTTCGATCAATCTGATCGACTTCTATGTGATCAAGCGCGGCAACTACGACATTGCCTCGATTTTCAGTGCGGATGGCGGGATCTACGGGCGCTATAACCTGTACGCAATCGTGGCGTATTTCATCGGCATCATTGTGCAACTGCCGTTTGCCAACACCTCGCTGTATGTTGGCCCGTATGCCAACCTGGTGGAAGGTGCTGACCTGTCGTGGCTGGTCGGGCTGGTGGTTACATGCCCGCTGTACTACTGCCTGGCGACGCGTGGACAGGCACAGGGCGTCAAATCCGCAACGCTGGTCTACAGCGACTAG
- a CDS encoding GntR family transcriptional regulator, with product MKRLPLDDSFKVNRNPVTLREIVLDKLRSAIMNFQLLPGDRLVERDLCDRLGVSRTSVREALRHLESEGLVEFADAKGPRVAIITLADAGDIYELRCVLEGLIVQLFTLRAKAKDIKALEKALEENRKALKDGELQQVIDSVQGFYDVLLEGSGNHVAATQLRQLQARISYLRATSVSQENRRGASNQEMERIVDAIKSGDPLAAHQACVEHVRAAATVALEYLKRKQEETGEIPQITLPIALKEPRIGR from the coding sequence ATGAAACGTCTGCCCCTCGACGACAGCTTCAAGGTCAATCGCAACCCCGTTACCCTGCGCGAAATCGTGCTGGATAAACTACGAAGCGCCATCATGAACTTCCAGCTCCTGCCGGGAGATCGCCTGGTCGAGCGCGACCTGTGCGACCGGCTTGGCGTCAGCCGCACCTCGGTTCGCGAAGCCTTGCGTCACCTGGAGTCCGAAGGTCTGGTGGAATTTGCCGACGCCAAGGGGCCACGGGTTGCGATCATTACCCTGGCCGATGCCGGCGACATTTATGAGCTGCGTTGCGTGCTTGAAGGCCTGATCGTCCAGCTCTTCACCTTGCGTGCCAAGGCCAAGGACATCAAGGCCCTGGAAAAAGCCCTCGAGGAAAACCGCAAGGCCCTCAAGGATGGCGAGCTGCAACAGGTCATCGACTCGGTTCAGGGGTTTTATGACGTGCTGCTCGAAGGTTCCGGCAACCATGTGGCGGCCACTCAGTTGCGTCAATTGCAAGCACGCATCAGTTATTTGCGGGCAACTTCGGTGTCTCAGGAAAACCGCCGCGGCGCGAGTAATCAGGAAATGGAACGCATCGTCGATGCGATCAAGAGCGGTGATCCCCTGGCGGCTCACCAGGCCTGTGTCGAACACGTCCGTGCTGCGGCAACCGTGGCTCTGGAATACCTCAAGCGCAAGCAGGAAGAAACCGGCGAGATCCCTCAGATCACGCTGCCGATCGCGCTTAAAGAACCGCGCATAGGTCGCTGA
- a CDS encoding ABC transporter substrate-binding protein: MALNTRATAVLLAGFLTTVSHMAVAAESLNFVSWGGSTQDAQKQAWAEPFSKASGITVVQDGPTDYGKLKAMVESGNVQWDVVDVEADFALRAAAEGLLEPLDFSVIPRDRIDPRFVSDHGVGSFFFSFVLGYNENRLGTAKPQDWSALFDTKTYPGKRALYKWPSPGVLELALLADGVPAETLYPLDLDRAFKKLDTIKKDIVWWGGGAQSQQLLASGEVSMGQLWNGRVHALQQDGAPVGVSWKQNLVMADILVIPKGAKNKAAAMKFLANASSARGQADFSNLTAYAPVNLDSVALLDTGLAPNLPTAYANDQITLDFAYWAKNGSAIATRWNEWLVK, encoded by the coding sequence ATGGCGTTGAATACACGTGCAACCGCAGTCCTGCTTGCAGGTTTCCTGACCACCGTCAGTCACATGGCCGTAGCAGCCGAGAGTTTGAATTTCGTCAGCTGGGGCGGCAGTACCCAGGATGCGCAAAAGCAGGCCTGGGCCGAACCTTTCAGCAAGGCCAGCGGCATCACCGTGGTCCAGGACGGGCCGACCGACTACGGAAAGCTCAAGGCCATGGTCGAAAGCGGCAACGTGCAGTGGGACGTGGTCGACGTCGAAGCCGACTTCGCCCTGCGCGCCGCCGCTGAAGGCCTGCTCGAACCCCTCGATTTTTCGGTGATCCCGCGCGACAGAATCGACCCGCGATTTGTCTCGGATCATGGCGTGGGCTCGTTCTTCTTCTCGTTCGTGCTCGGCTATAACGAAAACCGCCTCGGCACGGCCAAGCCACAGGACTGGAGCGCTCTGTTCGACACCAAAACCTATCCCGGCAAGCGTGCGCTCTACAAATGGCCAAGCCCCGGCGTACTGGAGCTGGCGCTGCTGGCCGATGGCGTACCTGCCGAGACACTCTATCCGCTGGACCTCGATCGCGCGTTCAAGAAGCTCGACACCATCAAGAAAGATATTGTCTGGTGGGGCGGCGGTGCTCAGTCGCAGCAGCTGCTGGCTTCAGGCGAGGTCAGCATGGGCCAACTGTGGAACGGCCGGGTGCATGCCCTGCAGCAAGATGGCGCTCCGGTCGGGGTGAGCTGGAAACAGAACCTGGTCATGGCCGATATTCTGGTCATCCCCAAAGGCGCGAAAAACAAAGCCGCTGCAATGAAGTTCCTGGCCAATGCCAGCAGCGCCCGGGGCCAGGCTGACTTCTCCAACCTGACCGCCTATGCGCCGGTGAACCTGGACAGCGTGGCGCTTTTGGACACCGGGCTCGCGCCTAACCTGCCAACGGCGTATGCCAACGATCAAATTACCCTCGACTTCGCCTACTGGGCCAAAAACGGTTCGGCCATCGCGACGCGGTGGAACGAATGGCTGGTGAAATGA
- a CDS encoding DUF1330 domain-containing protein, whose amino-acid sequence MKAYWIAHVDITDPEQYSHYTQRAPAAFALHGGRILARGGRSQAMEGRPTPQRSVVIEFDSYEQALACYESELYQDAKGHREGVARAEVIIVEGVAP is encoded by the coding sequence ATGAAGGCGTATTGGATTGCACACGTGGATATCACCGACCCCGAGCAATACAGTCACTACACTCAGAGGGCACCGGCGGCCTTTGCGTTGCATGGCGGACGTATCCTCGCCCGGGGCGGGCGCAGTCAGGCCATGGAAGGCCGGCCAACCCCGCAGCGCAGTGTGGTGATCGAATTCGACTCCTACGAACAGGCACTGGCCTGCTACGAATCCGAGTTGTATCAAGACGCGAAAGGGCACCGCGAGGGCGTGGCCCGGGCCGAGGTGATTATTGTCGAAGGCGTGGCGCCCTAG
- the pcaC gene encoding 4-carboxymuconolactone decarboxylase, which produces MSHEKYEQGLKIRTQVLGEAYVNRSIENADDFTRPLQEMVTEYCWGHVWGRDGLSLKERSMINLAMISALNRPHELKLHVRGALRNGLSREQIREILLQVGIYCGVPAAVDSFRLAREAFAEADAEASS; this is translated from the coding sequence ATGAGTCATGAAAAGTATGAACAAGGGCTGAAAATCCGCACTCAGGTCCTGGGTGAAGCCTACGTCAATCGCTCTATCGAGAACGCAGACGACTTCACCCGCCCGCTTCAGGAAATGGTCACTGAGTACTGCTGGGGCCACGTCTGGGGCCGTGATGGCTTGTCGCTTAAAGAGCGCAGCATGATAAACTTGGCAATGATTTCGGCCCTCAACCGGCCACACGAACTCAAGCTGCATGTACGTGGTGCCTTGCGTAACGGCCTGAGTCGTGAACAAATACGCGAAATTCTGCTTCAGGTCGGCATTTACTGCGGTGTACCCGCTGCCGTAGACAGTTTCCGGCTTGCCCGTGAAGCGTTTGCCGAAGCCGATGCCGAGGCCTCCAGTTAA
- a CDS encoding ABC transporter ATP-binding protein → MSAVIKNLEQPTDLPLVSLRNLNRHYGDFAAVDNISLDIKEGEFLTFLGSSGSGKSTTLSMLAGFETPSSGEILVNGQSLVNVPPHKRDIGMVFQRYSLFPHLSVRDNIAFPLAIRKLSSAERDRRVDAMLKLVQLDTFAHRRPSQLSGGQQQRVAIARALVYEPRILLMDEPLGALDKKLREDLQDELRQLHRRLGITIVYVTHDQEEAMRLSQRIAIFSHGKIVGLGSGYDLYQNPPNAFVASFLGNSNFLRLKARGSGAASFEGQPLSIRLTAGLHNDQDVLLMVRPEKAQALSLQQAHQEPLASGWNAVSAKVLEVLFLGESQTCSVVTAGGTAMTVKALSAAGMPLKAGDPVQVRWATADACVYTDWAESDLNKAAAHS, encoded by the coding sequence ATGAGTGCTGTGATCAAAAACCTCGAACAACCCACCGACCTGCCCCTTGTCAGCCTGCGTAACCTGAACAGGCACTACGGCGATTTTGCTGCCGTGGACAACATCTCGCTGGACATCAAGGAGGGTGAATTCCTCACCTTCCTCGGGTCCAGCGGGTCAGGTAAAAGCACCACCCTGTCGATGCTTGCCGGCTTCGAAACACCGAGCAGCGGCGAGATTCTGGTCAACGGCCAATCGCTGGTCAACGTGCCGCCCCACAAGCGCGACATCGGCATGGTGTTTCAGCGCTACTCACTGTTCCCGCACTTGTCAGTGCGCGACAACATCGCGTTCCCGCTGGCGATTCGCAAGCTGTCCAGTGCCGAGCGCGACCGCCGGGTCGACGCCATGCTCAAACTGGTCCAACTGGATACGTTCGCCCATCGCCGTCCGTCCCAACTCTCCGGTGGCCAGCAGCAACGCGTGGCCATCGCCCGGGCGCTGGTCTATGAACCACGCATTCTGCTGATGGATGAGCCCCTGGGGGCCCTCGACAAAAAGCTGCGCGAAGACTTGCAGGACGAGCTGCGCCAACTGCATCGACGTCTGGGCATCACCATCGTCTACGTCACCCACGACCAGGAAGAAGCCATGCGCCTGTCCCAGCGCATCGCCATTTTCAGTCACGGCAAGATTGTCGGCCTGGGCAGTGGGTACGACCTTTACCAGAACCCGCCCAACGCCTTTGTCGCGTCGTTCCTCGGCAACTCTAACTTCCTCAGGCTCAAGGCCCGGGGCAGTGGTGCTGCAAGCTTTGAAGGCCAGCCGTTGTCGATTCGCCTCACCGCCGGCCTGCACAACGATCAGGATGTGTTACTGATGGTCCGTCCGGAAAAGGCCCAGGCTCTGAGCTTGCAGCAAGCTCACCAGGAGCCTTTGGCCAGCGGCTGGAACGCCGTATCGGCGAAAGTGCTGGAAGTACTGTTTCTGGGCGAAAGCCAGACCTGCAGCGTCGTTACGGCCGGCGGCACGGCAATGACCGTCAAGGCGCTGTCTGCCGCCGGCATGCCGCTCAAGGCCGGCGACCCGGTGCAAGTACGCTGGGCCACGGCTGACGCCTGCGTATACACCGACTGGGCGGAAAGCGATCTGAACAAAGCCGCCGCTCACTCCTGA
- a CDS encoding ABC transporter permease: protein MLLTPNAMSRRMRFGLYSTTGLIALFLLLPIVFIVLLSFGSSQWLVFPPPGWTLKWYGQFFSNADWMNAALASLKVALLTTVFAVALGLPTAFALVRGRFPGREMLYGLFTLPMIVPLVIIAVAVYALFLKLGYTGTLFAFVVSHVIVALPFTIISIINSLKLFDQSIEDAAVICGASRLQAVFKVTFPAIRPGMIAGALFAFLVSWDEVVLSVMMASPTLQTLPVKMWTTLRQDLTPVIAVASTLLIGLSVLVMVIAAALRRRNPISA from the coding sequence ATGCTGCTGACCCCCAATGCGATGAGCCGACGCATGCGTTTCGGACTCTATTCCACCACCGGGCTGATCGCGCTGTTCCTGCTGCTGCCCATCGTGTTCATCGTCCTGCTTTCATTTGGTTCATCCCAATGGCTGGTGTTCCCGCCCCCTGGCTGGACACTGAAATGGTATGGCCAGTTCTTCTCCAATGCCGACTGGATGAATGCGGCGCTGGCCAGCCTCAAGGTCGCACTGCTGACCACCGTTTTCGCCGTGGCGCTGGGCCTGCCCACCGCGTTTGCACTGGTGCGCGGGCGCTTCCCGGGACGCGAAATGCTCTACGGGTTGTTTACCCTGCCGATGATCGTGCCACTGGTGATTATCGCGGTGGCGGTCTACGCGCTGTTTCTCAAGCTGGGTTACACCGGCACCCTGTTCGCTTTCGTGGTCAGCCACGTCATTGTGGCGTTACCGTTCACCATCATCTCGATCATCAACTCTCTGAAGCTGTTCGATCAATCGATCGAGGATGCGGCGGTGATTTGTGGTGCGTCACGCTTGCAAGCCGTGTTCAAAGTGACCTTTCCGGCGATTCGCCCCGGCATGATTGCCGGCGCCCTGTTCGCATTTCTGGTGTCGTGGGATGAAGTGGTGCTGAGCGTAATGATGGCCAGCCCGACCCTGCAAACCTTGCCGGTCAAAATGTGGACCACGCTGCGGCAGGACCTGACCCCCGTTATTGCTGTGGCCTCAACGCTGCTGATCGGCCTTTCGGTGCTGGTCATGGTGATCGCCGCCGCCCTTCGCAGACGCAACCCAATCAGCGCTTAA
- a CDS encoding NUDIX hydrolase, which yields MFSPSFCPQCGCQDLKSQLPPGDTHERLMCRGCGYIHYLNPKIITGCIIEQDGKYLLCQRAIAPRPGTWTLPAGFMEGGETTEQAALREVWEESGVRAEILSPYSIFSVPTISEVYIIFRAVALEITGQFGPETLACQFFAPQDIPWDSIYYPAIRQILERYIEERQAGVYGLYTGNDDTGKIHFIR from the coding sequence ATGTTCAGCCCGAGCTTTTGTCCACAGTGCGGCTGCCAGGACCTCAAGTCTCAGCTTCCGCCGGGCGATACGCACGAGCGCCTGATGTGCCGCGGTTGCGGCTACATCCATTACCTGAATCCAAAAATCATCACGGGCTGCATCATCGAGCAGGACGGTAAATACCTGCTTTGCCAGCGCGCCATCGCCCCGCGTCCCGGTACCTGGACGCTGCCGGCGGGCTTTATGGAAGGTGGCGAAACCACCGAGCAGGCTGCACTGCGCGAGGTCTGGGAAGAAAGCGGCGTACGCGCTGAAATCCTCTCGCCCTATTCGATCTTCAGTGTGCCGACGATCAGCGAGGTGTATATCATTTTCCGCGCCGTCGCCCTGGAAATCACCGGCCAGTTCGGACCTGAAACCCTCGCCTGCCAGTTCTTCGCGCCTCAGGACATCCCCTGGGACAGCATCTACTACCCTGCGATCCGGCAGATCCTCGAGCGTTATATCGAGGAACGTCAGGCCGGTGTCTATGGCCTCTATACCGGCAACGACGACACCGGCAAGATCCACTTCATCCGCTAA
- a CDS encoding ABC transporter permease: MKMTAPASNSSTASGGASGVTGSPPVTRTMLKSSSSLAQRWRGAGNLVPALLFLGLFFLAPLIGLLLRGVLEPTPGLGNYEQLFANSAYGRVLLNTFSVAGLVTLFSLLLGFPLAWAITLVPRGWGRWILNIVLLSMWTSLLARTYSWLVLLQASGVINKALMAMGIIDQPLEMVHNLTGVVIGMSYIMIPFIVLPLQATMQAIDPMILQAGSICGASPWSNFFRVFLPLCRPGLFSGGLMVFVMSLGYYVTPALLGGAQNMMLPEFIIQQVQSFLNWGLASAGAALLIAITLVLFYFYLKLQPESPVGASNAR, from the coding sequence ATGAAAATGACAGCCCCCGCATCCAACTCGTCCACAGCAAGCGGTGGAGCCTCGGGCGTCACCGGCTCGCCTCCTGTCACGCGTACCATGCTCAAGTCATCCTCTTCGCTGGCTCAGCGCTGGCGAGGGGCCGGCAACCTGGTGCCCGCGCTGCTGTTCCTTGGCCTGTTCTTTTTGGCGCCTCTGATCGGCCTGCTGCTGCGCGGTGTGCTTGAGCCGACACCGGGCCTGGGCAACTACGAACAATTGTTTGCCAATTCGGCCTATGGCCGGGTGTTGCTCAATACGTTCTCTGTCGCCGGGCTGGTGACCCTGTTCAGTCTGCTGCTGGGGTTTCCGCTTGCCTGGGCAATCACCCTGGTACCCCGTGGCTGGGGGCGCTGGATCCTCAACATTGTGCTGCTGTCGATGTGGACCAGCCTCCTGGCGCGGACGTACTCCTGGCTGGTGCTGTTGCAGGCCTCCGGCGTCATCAACAAGGCATTGATGGCCATGGGCATTATCGATCAGCCGCTGGAAATGGTGCACAACCTGACTGGCGTGGTGATCGGCATGAGCTACATCATGATCCCGTTTATCGTCCTGCCGCTGCAGGCCACCATGCAGGCCATCGACCCGATGATCCTGCAGGCCGGATCGATCTGCGGCGCCAGCCCCTGGAGCAACTTCTTCCGGGTGTTCCTGCCGCTGTGCCGGCCGGGACTGTTCTCGGGCGGCCTGATGGTGTTCGTGATGTCTCTCGGTTACTACGTGACCCCGGCCCTGCTGGGCGGCGCGCAAAACATGATGCTGCCCGAGTTCATCATTCAGCAGGTGCAGTCGTTCCTCAATTGGGGCCTGGCAAGTGCCGGCGCCGCATTGCTGATCGCCATCACTCTGGTGCTGTTCTACTTCTACCTGAAGCTCCAGCCGGAATCCCCGGTTGGCGCCAGTAACGCGAGGTAA
- a CDS encoding flavin reductase family protein, protein MIDAAIYKQVMGSFPSGVTVITTLDDDGQVVGLTASAFSSLSMDPALVLFCPNYSSDSYPVLIKNKRFAIHVLSGGQQNEAYAFARKGKDKAQGLEWTLSALGNPILANATAVIECELWREYEGGDHAIMVGSVKNLIVPRHNAGPLVYCHGKMGALPALA, encoded by the coding sequence ATGATTGATGCCGCCATCTACAAACAAGTAATGGGTTCGTTTCCGTCCGGGGTCACCGTCATCACCACCCTGGATGACGACGGCCAGGTCGTCGGCCTGACTGCCAGCGCTTTCAGCTCGCTGTCGATGGATCCGGCACTGGTACTGTTCTGCCCCAACTACAGCTCGGATTCCTACCCGGTACTGATCAAAAATAAACGCTTTGCCATCCACGTCCTTTCCGGCGGCCAGCAAAATGAGGCCTATGCCTTTGCACGCAAGGGCAAAGACAAGGCTCAAGGCCTGGAATGGACACTGAGCGCGCTGGGCAACCCGATCCTGGCCAATGCCACGGCGGTCATCGAATGCGAGCTGTGGCGCGAATATGAAGGAGGCGATCACGCCATCATGGTCGGCTCGGTGAAGAACCTGATCGTGCCCCGGCACAACGCCGGACCGTTGGTCTATTGCCACGGCAAGATGGGTGCCCTGCCCGCCCTCGCCTGA